In Mangifera indica cultivar Alphonso chromosome 1, CATAS_Mindica_2.1, whole genome shotgun sequence, a single genomic region encodes these proteins:
- the LOC123230294 gene encoding secoisolariciresinol dehydrogenase-like: MATTSVLTAITRRLGGKVAIITGGASGIGESAAKLFANHGAKVVIADVQDQLGYSVIDAIGSSNSSYVHCDVTDESQIKSAIDQTVSTHGKLDIMFNNAGIVDENKPRIIDNTKADFERVLSVNVTGVFLGMKHAARVMIPARSGSIISTASISSLVGGAASHAYCSSKHAVLGLTRNAAVELGQFGIRVNCLSPYALATPLATKFVGLNDEELENLMHSLGVLKGVKLKAEDVANAALYLASDEAKYVSGQNLFIDGAFSIVNGAFGMFQYPDS, from the exons ATGGCAACCACATCCGTCCTCACTGCAATCACAAGAAG ATTAGGGGGGAAAGTGGCAATTATCACAGGAGGAGCCAGTGGCATTGGTGAATCCGCAGCAAAACTCTTTGCAAACCATGGAGCCAAAGTTGTAATCGCCGACGTCCAAGACCAACTTGGCTATTCAGTAATCGACGCCATTGGCTCATCAAACTCCTCCTATGTTCATTGCGACGTAACCGACGAATCCCAAATAAAAAGCGCAATTGACCAAACCGTTTCAACTCATGGCAAGCTCGACATAATGTTCAACAACGCCGGCATCGTTGATGAGAACAAGCCACGCATAATAGACAACACAAAGGCCGATTTCGAGCGAGTCCTCAGCGTAAATGTCACCGGAGTTTTCCTCGGCATGAAGCATGCAGCACGTGTCATGATTCCAGCTCGCAGTGGAAGCATAATTTCAACAGCCAGCATAAGCTCACTAGTTGGTGGTGCTGCCTCGCATGCTTATTGTTCTTCGAAACATGCGGTTTTGGGGTTAACAAGAAATGCTGCTGTTGAGCTTGGACAATTTGGCATTAGAGTGAATTGCTTGTCGCCCTATGCTCTTGCAACGCCTTTGGCCACAAAATTTGTGGGGCTTAATGATGAGGAGCTCGAGAATTTAATGCATTCGCTTGGTGTGTTGAAAGGTGTGAAACTTAAAGCAGAAGATGTTGCAAATGCAGCTCTTTATTTAGCAAGTGATGAGGCCAAGTACGTGAGTGGGCAAAATCTTTTCATAGACGGGGCTTTTTCTATTGTTAATGGGGCATTTGGGATGTTTCAATATCCCGATTCttga
- the LOC123212897 gene encoding 40S ribosomal protein S17-like, with the protein MGRVRTKTVKKSSRQVIERYYSRMTLDFHTNKKILEEVAIIPSKRLRNKIAGFSTHLMKRIQKGPVRGISLKLQEEERERRMDFVPDESAIKTDQIEVDKETLDMLEALGMNEIPGIVRVDPVSTPALEFAVGARRRY; encoded by the coding sequence ATGGGTCGCGTCCGTACGAAAACAGTGAAGAAATCTTCGCGCCAAGTGATTGAACGTTACTACTCTCGCATGACCCTCGACTTCCACACCAACAAGAAGATCCTCGAGGAGGTTGCAATCATCCCCTCTAAACGACTGCGTAACAAGATCGCCGGTTTCTCCACCCACTTGATGAAACGGATCCAGAAGGGTCCTGTTCGTGGCATCTCCTTGAAGCTTCAAGAGGAGGAGCGTGAACGACGCATGGACTTTGTCCCAGATGAGAGCGCCATCAAAACGGATCAAATTGAGGTTGATAAGGAGACTCTTGACATGCTTGAAGCTCTTGGGATGAATGAGATCCCGGGTATAGTTCGGGTCGACCCGGTTTCAACACCTGCGCTCGAGTTCGCTGTTGGAGCTAGGAGGAGGTATTAA
- the LOC123212888 gene encoding secoisolariciresinol dehydrogenase-like, whose product MLIKSDVYIYVQRNVSPKFKRTFKLNRMKGSTLLGSVAKRLEGKVALITGGATGIGESSVKLFVRNGAKVVIADIQDDLGQAVCDEIGCKNSVSYVHCDVSSESDVQNAVDTVISKYGKLDIVFSNAGIVGKRDPKILAVDYENFRKVFSVNVYGALLMGKHASKVMIPQKKGSIIYTASVSSVIAGDVPHAYLASKHAVVGLTKNLCAELGQYGIRVNCISPFGVPTQTLRNAIGIDRKAAQELVSAKANLKEVLLEEEDIAEAAVYLGSDESKYVSGLNLIVDGGFSTTNRASGKT is encoded by the exons ATGTTGATCAAATCGGATGTGTATATATACGTACAAAGAAATGTATCACCAAAGTTTAAACGCACATTCAAGCTTAACAGGATGAAAGGCTCTACTTTGTTAGGTTCTGTTGCCAAGAG GTTAGAAGGAAAGGTAGCATTAATTACGGGTGGTGCCACAGGCATAGGCGAGAGCAGCGTGAAGCTATTCGTCCGAAACGGTGCCAAGGTTGTTATTGCAGATATCCAAGATGATCTGGGTCAAGCTGTATGTGATGAAATTGGCTGCAAAAATTCCGTTTCTTATGTTCATTGTGATGTTTCCAGTGAATCTGATGTGCAGAATGCAGTTGACACTGTCATCTCAAAGTATGGTAAGCTTGACATAGTGTTCAGCAATGCAGGAATAGTCGGGAAGCGTGATCCAAAAATCTTAGCTGTTGATTATGAAAACTTCAGGAAGGTTTTCAGTGTAAATGTTTATGGTGCACTCTTGATGGGAAAACATGCTTCAAAAGTAATGATTCCACAGAAGAAAGGCAGCATTATATACACGGCCAGTGTTTCTTCAGTGATAGCTGGTGATGTTCCGCATGCATACCTGGCATCAAAGCATGCTGTTGTAGGATTGACCAAGAACTTGTGTGCTGAATTAGGGCAGTACGGGATTAGAGTTAACTGCATTTCCCCATTTGGAGTACCAACGCAAACACTGAGGAATGCAATAGGAATTGACAGAAAGGCAGCACAGGAGTTGGTTTCTGCCAAGGCAAACTTAAAAGAGGTATTGTTAGAGGAGGAAGATATAGCTGAGGCAGCCGTGTACCTGGGAAGTGATGAGTCGAAGTATGTAAGCGGGCTGAACCTCATTGTGGATGGTGGCTTCAGCACCACCAATCGTGCATCaggaaaaacttga
- the LOC123217217 gene encoding protein GL2-INTERACTING REPRESSOR 1-like — MSRRNGNVPKLELKLNLSPPRANRRMDSPNRSATASPMSPPTSCVSSENQDDTLRNSNSPEATSMVLVGCPRCLMYVMLSEDDPKCPKCKSTVLLDFLHDNNISATAKTRKS, encoded by the coding sequence ATGAGTCGCAGAAACGGAAATGTGCCGAAACTAGAGCTGAAGCTGAACCTGTCGCCGCCGAGAGCTAACCGGAGGATGGATTCGCCAAACCGATCGGCCACAGCATCGCCAATGTCTCCGCCGACCTCATGTGTGTCGTCAGAGAACCAAGATGACACTCTCAGAAATTCCAACAGTCCTGAGGCCACATCCATGGTCCTGGTGGGGTGCCCCAGGTGCCTGATGTATGTGATGCTTTCGGAGGATGATCCTAAATGCCCCAAATGCAAGAGCACCGTTTTGCTTGATTTTCTTCATGACAACAACATCTCAGCCACTGCAAAGACAAGGAAAAGCTAG